In the genome of Vibrio sp. NTOU-M3, one region contains:
- the zntR gene encoding Zn(2+)-responsive transcriptional regulator has product MFQIGELAKRCGVTTDTLRFYEKNQLINPAGRSESGYRLYSDENQKQVSFILKAKDLGLSLEEIKELLEIKLEATEHSCAEVKAITSAKLALIDQKITELTRIRSALKKINDACCGHDNDDASHCSILAALE; this is encoded by the coding sequence ATGTTTCAGATAGGCGAACTGGCAAAGCGATGTGGTGTTACCACGGATACGCTGCGTTTTTATGAAAAGAATCAGTTAATAAACCCGGCTGGCCGCAGTGAGTCAGGTTACCGGCTCTACAGTGATGAGAATCAAAAGCAGGTTAGCTTCATTCTTAAAGCGAAGGATTTAGGGTTGAGTTTGGAAGAGATCAAAGAGCTTTTGGAGATCAAACTGGAAGCGACAGAGCATAGCTGTGCTGAGGTCAAAGCAATAACATCGGCAAAACTGGCACTGATTGATCAAAAAATTACCGAGCTCACCCGAATTCGAAGTGCATTGAAGAAGATCAATGATGCATGCTGTGGTCATGACAATGATGATGCCAGCCATTGTTCCATTTTAGCCGCACTTGAATAA
- the cadC gene encoding lysine decarboxylation/transport transcriptional activator CadC: MVGVYFQINDWVLSVDENKLYRQDREVCVEPRLINLLHFLAQHAGEVFCREELIQYVWDGAIVTDQVVTQSIFELRKLLRDGREENLNYVVTVPKRGYKLVADVERLPAEAFHHRRVLEPVAELVTTPEIEMQAVAAGSDITFPAGPLTRAVCQISKDNQKKKRETTGQLNRWWLGLINLVWISILIIATGLFTYKQSEVKITQVIDTHLIEFKFQDDLHQDSLSDELADGIAQKLMSDITQVSNYRVMLHKTAFTSGIIPGKSVIVRVQNDGDSHFLEVEYRNNSSESVLFSRQYALTRSHLTSVMRQASVDLMHVLKVDNIEHKADVLNSGLPTDSKALELFVLANHYLNVSDVDQFRHGIELMEQIATIEPDNLYVQAELLIAYHVQHALDANQPLPQQRINTLSSELDAGSYRLAGNIQPRIFEALALHETVNGNQVAAKQYLQRALKRRDSVLSYVLKGKHNELAGDIDGASEAYSEAFYIDTSIETYMLCENLVFPSNLKAIDYAMYRSVHPSVVRVI; the protein is encoded by the coding sequence ATGGTTGGAGTCTATTTTCAGATCAACGACTGGGTATTGAGCGTTGATGAGAATAAGCTGTATCGACAGGACAGGGAGGTTTGTGTTGAACCGCGTCTTATTAACTTACTGCACTTTCTTGCGCAGCATGCCGGTGAAGTCTTTTGTCGTGAAGAGCTGATCCAGTATGTCTGGGATGGTGCTATCGTGACCGACCAAGTGGTCACCCAATCTATTTTCGAACTGCGCAAATTACTGCGTGATGGACGGGAAGAAAATCTCAACTACGTTGTTACCGTACCCAAGCGGGGTTATAAGTTGGTGGCAGATGTTGAGAGGTTGCCAGCAGAAGCATTTCATCATCGACGTGTACTGGAACCTGTAGCTGAGCTGGTCACGACCCCAGAGATAGAAATGCAAGCCGTTGCTGCTGGGTCAGATATAACTTTTCCAGCTGGGCCATTAACGCGCGCCGTCTGTCAGATATCGAAAGACAATCAAAAGAAAAAGCGAGAAACCACAGGTCAGCTTAATCGCTGGTGGCTTGGTTTAATTAACTTGGTTTGGATTTCGATACTGATCATCGCGACCGGACTGTTCACCTATAAGCAATCCGAAGTCAAGATCACTCAGGTCATTGATACCCATCTTATTGAATTCAAATTTCAAGATGATTTACATCAAGATAGTCTAAGTGATGAATTGGCTGACGGGATTGCACAAAAGCTGATGTCGGATATTACGCAGGTGAGCAACTATCGAGTCATGTTGCATAAAACGGCATTTACATCAGGCATAATTCCCGGAAAGTCGGTGATTGTCCGAGTACAAAATGACGGGGACAGTCATTTTCTTGAAGTGGAATATCGTAATAACTCGTCAGAGTCGGTCTTATTCAGCCGTCAATATGCCTTGACCCGCAGCCATCTGACTTCGGTGATGCGCCAAGCTTCAGTGGACTTAATGCATGTATTGAAAGTCGATAATATTGAGCACAAAGCCGATGTCCTCAATTCAGGGTTACCTACTGACTCAAAAGCATTGGAGTTATTTGTTCTGGCGAATCACTATCTCAATGTTTCCGATGTGGATCAGTTCCGCCATGGTATTGAGTTGATGGAGCAGATCGCAACCATAGAGCCGGACAATTTATATGTACAAGCTGAATTGCTGATCGCCTACCATGTTCAACATGCATTAGATGCTAACCAGCCATTACCGCAACAGCGGATCAACACGCTAAGTTCTGAACTCGATGCAGGCAGTTATCGCTTAGCGGGTAATATCCAACCACGGATTTTCGAAGCATTAGCATTGCATGAAACGGTCAATGGGAACCAAGTGGCCGCAAAACAATACTTACAGCGGGCGTTAAAACGACGGGATTCGGTGTTGTCTTATGTGCTGAAGGGCAAACATAACGAGTTGGCCGGAGATATTGATGGAGCGAGTGAAGCATATAGTGAAGCGTTTTACATTGATACTTCAATTGAAACCTACATGTTATGCGAGAACCTTGTTTTTCCGAGTAACCTCAAAGCGATAGATTATGCGATGTATCGCTCAGTACACCCTTCCGTGGTACGTGTTATTTAA
- the purH gene encoding bifunctional phosphoribosylaminoimidazolecarboxamide formyltransferase/IMP cyclohydrolase: MNNARPIRRALISVSDKTGIVEFAQALAERGVDILSTGGTARLLAEQGIAVTEVSDYTGFPEMMDGRVKTLHPKVHGGVLGRRGQDDEVMETHGINPIDIVVVNLYPFAETVAKEGCTLADAVENIDIGGPTMVRSAAKNHKDVTIVVNAHDYERVIAEMDANDKSLTLETRFDLAIAAFEHTAAYDGMIANYFGTMVPSYGENKEGDEESKFPRTFNQQFEKKQDMRYGENSHQAAAFYVEANPEEASVSTARQIQGKALSYNNIADTDAALECVKEFSEPACVIVKHANPCGVALGSNILEAYDRAYKTDPTSAFGGIIAFNQELDAETATAIVERQFVEVIIAPSVSAEAIEVVAAKKNVRLLECGEWTTKTTGFDVKRVNGGLLVQDRDQGMVSLDDLKVVSKRQPTEEELKDALFCWKVAKYVKSNAIVYSKGDMTIGVGAGQMSRVYSAKIAGIKAADEGLEVAGSVMASDAFFPFRDGIDAAAEAGIKCVIQPGGSMRDDEVIAAADEHGMAMIFTGMRHFRH, from the coding sequence ATGAACAACGCTCGTCCTATTCGCCGTGCGCTTATCAGCGTATCAGACAAAACAGGTATTGTTGAGTTTGCACAAGCTCTTGCTGAGCGCGGTGTCGATATCCTATCTACTGGCGGTACGGCTCGCCTGCTTGCAGAGCAAGGCATCGCTGTAACCGAAGTCTCTGACTACACTGGTTTCCCAGAAATGATGGACGGTCGCGTTAAGACACTTCACCCGAAGGTTCACGGTGGTGTGCTAGGTCGTCGTGGTCAAGATGATGAAGTGATGGAAACGCACGGCATCAACCCAATCGACATAGTGGTGGTAAACCTATACCCATTCGCGGAAACGGTAGCAAAAGAAGGCTGTACGCTAGCTGACGCGGTTGAGAACATCGATATCGGTGGTCCAACTATGGTTCGCTCTGCGGCGAAAAACCACAAAGATGTGACTATTGTGGTGAATGCACACGACTATGAACGTGTTATCGCTGAAATGGACGCTAACGACAAATCTCTTACGCTTGAAACCCGCTTCGACCTTGCTATCGCAGCATTTGAGCACACTGCGGCTTACGATGGCATGATCGCCAACTACTTCGGCACTATGGTTCCATCTTACGGTGAGAACAAAGAGGGTGACGAAGAGAGCAAGTTCCCTCGCACCTTCAACCAGCAGTTCGAGAAGAAACAAGACATGCGCTACGGTGAGAACAGCCACCAAGCAGCTGCATTCTATGTTGAAGCAAACCCGGAAGAAGCATCGGTTTCAACCGCTCGCCAAATCCAAGGCAAAGCCCTTTCTTACAACAACATCGCAGACACAGACGCAGCCCTTGAGTGTGTGAAAGAGTTTAGCGAGCCAGCATGTGTGATTGTTAAGCACGCGAACCCATGTGGTGTCGCGCTAGGTAGCAACATCCTAGAAGCTTACGACCGTGCATACAAAACAGACCCAACATCAGCTTTCGGCGGCATCATCGCCTTCAACCAAGAGCTAGACGCAGAAACAGCAACAGCTATCGTTGAGCGCCAATTCGTTGAGGTGATCATCGCCCCTTCTGTATCAGCTGAAGCGATTGAAGTAGTTGCAGCTAAGAAGAACGTTCGCCTACTAGAATGTGGTGAGTGGACAACGAAGACGACTGGCTTTGATGTTAAGCGCGTTAACGGCGGCCTGCTGGTACAAGACCGTGACCAAGGCATGGTAAGCCTCGATGACCTTAAAGTGGTTTCTAAACGTCAACCAACAGAAGAAGAGCTAAAAGACGCGCTATTCTGCTGGAAGGTAGCGAAATACGTGAAATCAAACGCGATTGTTTACTCTAAAGGCGATATGACTATTGGTGTCGGTGCTGGCCAAATGAGTCGCGTGTACTCTGCGAAAATTGCAGGCATCAAAGCAGCTGATGAAGGTCTAGAAGTTGCAGGTAGCGTAATGGCATCTGACGCTTTCTTCCCATTCCGTGATGGTATCGATGCAGCAGCAGAAGCTGGTATCAAGTGTGTGATTCAGCCTGGCGGCTCTATGCGTGATGACGAAGTTATCGCAGCAGCAGATGAACATGGTATGGCGATGATCTTTACGGGAATGCGTCACTTCCGTCACTAA
- a CDS encoding GH-E family nuclease: MKNSPTYRIYIHCIASLLLAISSSSVQALTPSADKAIQLSGEFAASGGQATYSLPLSVSPGRAGHQPSLSLEYRSDSPNGPLGMGWSIGGLSNISRCGKNLAKDGRWGGVNFNADDRYCLDGQRLIAVSGRDGENLTEYRLENNGYSKIVSFGRSGNGPSYFKIWRKDGSVYEYGATADSRAELPGQAHVYKWAVNKITDTSKQNHINISYAEDSTNGTHRINEMSYVGGKVKFVYESRSDATTQYLGGSLLKRNQRLSEVSTYDSAGSKIGSYKVTYQYSAGTSRSQIKSLKYCAQSSCSTDIKFSWSGRDKVSLNSAVSTGFKAPRYFDNDGDGVSEVYGTVSTQADGKMNVKDLSGKLYNGLTSYALTGNTFSPSIARDTCTSNVASSFSDGNGSFGNYCQFSACSGEQCRYGSNGVNYGDFNGNGTESAQSGYSAVDINGDGIADKHKFDIPNGSYRYQITGSSLKTLPSASGRVLKAFSDVNNDGYLDVVMGSSTTTDNLYLYLFNGVAYTEPQKLNHQVSHEDSIYFADINNDGYPELGYNQSFYKNVNGTIGNTVLLNAGEKIFSTQDINGDGWVDILTRADTTVLQLRSIAVAGESVIDHTNAHIKHSTAYAQDKITTIEEVGVEFTINYKPAVDESVYTKPSSVGSYPVKNVTPKRYLVASFEKAPKGYGKTTYSYQYQGAKSHQKGHGFLGFNKITKTISGEVTTKVETVFVQDNQLLANGKPLQVKVFKNDTLISDTQYEYNVTTRDGYNAKYYQIYANKVTKKKYGLTKGKVEKLEEKSRALDRFGNLTHESTVISSDLEGAGKFETSSEFSYVSTGVNKNHHIYDITSVSNISNLPQLLSGYKAGLNKYCAANGDIYFKPNDHIVLIHSDVDIPLVLQRYNDYYKYQVTSHHTDLDGLTAYQGELVQTTASAFNSANPVSCGSYTYSDSDGDGNMEFSSTKLTRTELVSETGDNFWQVGAVKESSTTIKDLSGITPLSRTVVNQLNYDSNGFLQSSTTTSSDYESGSLSSSAKSITQSFEYDQWGNVTKQSSSGTDLPERTTNTRYDEQGLTVSSLTNAKGHTTNVSYNAQGLITESTSPLKARKTSFTYDEYSRQRTQTLPGKGNINNTEYWLADKCLNATPQTVSCVVTKPATGGQIITHFDYAGREVRKLHSGFSGKLVVSDTIWDRDGRKIRMTRPQFIGAVTPAPYVTFSYDALNREITKSEPANRGGRAEFTTQYDGYKTTITDARGYSHSTVTNVLGHILRKDEPLGAFQTYNYYPDGKLRTSIDSDGNTTHIRYDNLGHRNYLDDPDMGKWYYTYNAAGELIYKRDANGVETTIKYDALGRKTEQKDGTSVSTWRYDERGAIGTLSGFSGNGNQTDYYYNAQGLSEEITVRVNNEKFSTHYFYDDYERVSREVRPNGVDTTLAGTATLLRTQNSSDRLAVEYVYNPYGYVSAVRSPKTYADDAFTSASFREDIRQLLNQAIAQAQQYLTKAERYATQESFFANKAAEYERETVNVHNLDTSSQALLGNGYRYKQWCNTQGECFLRPATWVILHDDVSIPLDITLEGAIYKLTTTLANTSKPGIRDYTATLHSVSASEFNSLPLTAAHDFLLMDYDGNGQKDLMSQRDIYVAKADNDTRQELLFAADDLSEAATIAGSSYKFYTELASKLINLSEEVAKLSGLYCDFANQLGGTQIDASLRTDCANTQQASQADHLNTILTQSELEASLDNPAYIYYWQRRETDAYDHTLSETLGNGLVNTYNHDANTGRPNYITTHKGNMLFDPKLSGSTTAGRNIRFIEYRYDNHNNVTYRYDEQLGITDTWSYDALDRVVNNNVSLADKNRHGLNNPDFSGSTTFQYDKLGNITFKSGIGDYHYSGQSAGPHAVTKANGLNYQYDKAGNMLRAFADNVSEDERVLEWSPFNKPIKITRDGHTVEFTYDANHNRYLKKTSEGIETFYFGKSYERVTDTNTGDVQHKHFVYADGKLIALNTQIKGADDALKDKQIRYLHYDALNSVDMITDGYGLVVERRSYDTWGKQRKVAWREEGPLEVVQQAITNRGYTGHEEIVEVGLVHMNGRVYDQELGRFISPDPIVQAPFVTNSFNRYAYVWNNPLKYIDPTGYRLVEGAGNGDGLGQYEPPKENDNGNDDNDPEPAPNPPSGGGEGAGGSGSGDDRPSTPPEENQESIAEPETPATPKSPGMPDEEDPNAPEVPEEVPEESWSWSDFLDGVNEVLDVAGQIPGIGIGADLLNAAVYLGRGQIGNAALSAAGAVPGVGNAATGVRIANRVANRVAKGVDYSRPSGYRAGVRDKVWESAKETSTGQVRDPATGRFMSKDKAWDMGHKPGHEFRKHKKSAEERGISRKQFLDEHNNPNNYRPELPSSNRSHKGEDKTNSYFGP, from the coding sequence ATGAAAAATTCCCCAACATATCGTATCTACATCCATTGTATTGCCTCGTTACTTTTGGCAATTTCCTCTTCTTCAGTGCAAGCACTAACGCCAAGTGCAGATAAAGCCATTCAGCTTTCTGGTGAATTTGCAGCGTCTGGCGGACAAGCGACTTACTCTTTGCCGCTTTCCGTATCGCCTGGGCGTGCTGGTCATCAACCCTCTTTATCTCTGGAATACCGAAGTGACTCACCCAATGGCCCTCTGGGTATGGGGTGGAGCATTGGAGGGCTTTCCAATATTTCACGTTGTGGTAAAAACTTAGCCAAAGATGGTCGTTGGGGCGGCGTTAACTTTAATGCTGATGATCGTTATTGTCTCGATGGGCAAAGGCTGATTGCGGTGTCAGGGAGAGATGGGGAAAACCTGACGGAATACCGCTTAGAAAATAACGGCTATTCGAAAATTGTCTCTTTTGGTCGCTCAGGTAACGGCCCTTCCTATTTTAAAATTTGGCGTAAAGATGGCTCTGTCTACGAATATGGTGCTACTGCGGATTCTCGCGCTGAGCTGCCAGGGCAAGCGCATGTGTATAAATGGGCTGTCAATAAAATTACCGACACTAGCAAACAAAACCACATCAATATTTCTTATGCGGAAGACAGCACAAATGGTACACATCGTATCAATGAAATGAGTTATGTCGGGGGTAAAGTTAAGTTTGTTTATGAAAGTCGAAGTGATGCCACAACTCAGTATCTCGGCGGTTCACTTTTAAAACGAAATCAGCGTTTATCGGAAGTAAGCACTTATGACAGTGCAGGAAGTAAAATTGGTTCCTATAAAGTCACATATCAGTATTCTGCTGGTACTTCTCGCTCACAAATCAAATCCTTAAAGTATTGCGCACAGTCTAGCTGTTCGACCGACATAAAGTTCAGCTGGAGCGGGCGCGATAAAGTAAGCCTAAATAGCGCAGTAAGCACTGGCTTTAAAGCCCCTCGGTATTTTGATAATGATGGGGATGGCGTGAGTGAAGTTTATGGCACGGTATCTACCCAGGCAGACGGCAAAATGAATGTCAAAGATCTTAGTGGGAAACTATATAACGGGCTAACGTCATATGCATTAACTGGGAACACATTTTCACCGAGTATTGCTAGAGATACCTGTACTTCAAACGTTGCATCATCATTTTCAGATGGTAACGGAAGCTTCGGGAACTACTGTCAGTTTAGCGCTTGCTCAGGAGAGCAGTGTCGTTATGGTTCTAATGGTGTCAATTACGGTGACTTCAATGGGAATGGCACTGAGTCGGCGCAATCAGGCTATTCGGCAGTCGATATTAATGGTGATGGGATTGCTGATAAGCATAAATTTGATATTCCAAATGGTAGTTACCGTTATCAGATAACTGGGAGTTCGTTAAAAACACTTCCTTCTGCTAGTGGACGGGTGCTAAAAGCTTTTTCTGACGTCAATAACGATGGTTATTTAGACGTAGTGATGGGGTCGAGCACAACAACTGACAATTTATATCTGTATTTGTTTAATGGTGTGGCATATACCGAACCACAAAAACTAAACCATCAGGTTAGCCACGAAGACTCGATCTATTTTGCTGATATTAATAATGATGGCTACCCAGAACTTGGGTATAACCAGTCATTCTATAAAAATGTAAATGGCACAATTGGTAATACTGTCCTTCTAAATGCTGGAGAAAAAATATTTTCGACGCAAGATATTAATGGAGATGGATGGGTTGATATTCTGACTCGTGCAGATACAACAGTATTGCAGCTAAGGTCAATTGCAGTGGCTGGTGAAAGTGTTATTGATCATACGAACGCACATATAAAGCACTCTACCGCCTACGCACAAGACAAGATAACAACGATTGAAGAAGTCGGCGTTGAATTTACTATTAACTATAAACCGGCAGTTGATGAAAGTGTATACACCAAGCCATCAAGTGTAGGTTCATATCCGGTTAAAAATGTCACACCAAAGCGCTACTTAGTAGCATCATTCGAAAAAGCACCGAAGGGCTACGGAAAAACAACGTACAGTTACCAGTATCAAGGTGCAAAAAGCCATCAAAAAGGTCATGGGTTTCTGGGTTTTAACAAGATCACGAAAACCATTTCCGGTGAAGTTACAACCAAAGTAGAAACGGTATTTGTCCAAGACAATCAACTCCTAGCTAATGGTAAACCTCTCCAAGTCAAAGTTTTTAAAAATGACACGCTAATATCTGATACGCAGTATGAATATAACGTCACGACACGTGATGGGTACAACGCGAAGTACTATCAGATATATGCGAACAAGGTAACCAAGAAAAAATATGGGTTAACGAAGGGGAAGGTAGAAAAGCTAGAGGAAAAAAGCCGAGCTCTAGATCGCTTTGGTAACTTAACACATGAAAGCACCGTTATCTCTAGTGATTTAGAAGGGGCCGGAAAGTTTGAAACTTCCAGCGAATTTAGTTATGTATCGACAGGGGTTAACAAAAACCACCATATCTATGACATAACAAGTGTTAGTAATATTAGTAATCTACCTCAGCTGCTTTCTGGTTATAAAGCGGGTTTAAATAAGTATTGCGCCGCCAACGGGGATATTTATTTTAAACCGAATGACCATATTGTTTTGATTCATAGTGACGTTGATATTCCTTTGGTATTACAGCGATACAATGACTATTACAAATATCAAGTTACGTCACACCATACTGATTTAGATGGGTTGACGGCCTATCAAGGTGAACTGGTTCAAACTACCGCATCAGCCTTTAATTCTGCTAATCCTGTATCTTGTGGTAGTTACACTTATAGTGACTCAGATGGTGACGGGAATATGGAGTTTAGCTCCACTAAATTAACGCGTACCGAGTTAGTAAGTGAAACGGGTGACAACTTCTGGCAAGTTGGCGCTGTGAAAGAATCTAGTACGACAATCAAAGATCTTTCAGGCATTACGCCACTTAGCCGCACTGTAGTTAATCAGTTAAATTACGACTCAAACGGCTTCTTGCAAAGTAGTACCACAACTAGCTCTGATTATGAGTCTGGTTCTTTAAGCAGTAGTGCTAAATCAATCACACAAAGTTTTGAGTATGATCAATGGGGAAATGTTACGAAGCAAAGCTCCTCAGGTACTGATCTACCTGAGCGAACAACCAACACCCGCTATGACGAGCAAGGGTTAACTGTTTCATCACTCACGAATGCCAAAGGGCATACAACCAATGTCTCTTATAACGCTCAAGGTCTGATTACCGAAAGTACCAGCCCTTTAAAAGCGAGAAAGACCAGTTTTACCTACGATGAATACTCAAGACAGAGAACCCAAACCCTACCGGGCAAGGGAAATATTAACAATACAGAGTATTGGCTTGCAGATAAGTGTCTGAATGCAACGCCACAAACAGTAAGCTGTGTTGTTACAAAGCCAGCAACCGGTGGGCAAATCATTACTCATTTCGACTATGCTGGTAGAGAGGTTCGTAAGCTTCACTCTGGTTTTAGTGGCAAGTTAGTTGTTTCAGACACAATCTGGGACCGTGATGGACGCAAAATTCGAATGACTCGTCCTCAATTTATTGGTGCCGTAACTCCTGCCCCATATGTCACGTTTAGTTATGATGCTTTGAATCGAGAAATAACGAAGTCAGAGCCTGCAAACCGTGGTGGTCGCGCTGAATTTACAACTCAATATGATGGTTATAAAACCACCATTACAGACGCGCGAGGGTATAGTCACAGCACTGTAACCAATGTGTTGGGACATATTCTTCGAAAAGATGAACCTCTTGGTGCATTCCAAACTTACAACTACTACCCAGACGGCAAACTCCGCACCAGTATAGACTCTGACGGCAATACCACACATATTCGCTACGATAACTTAGGCCATCGTAACTATCTTGATGACCCGGATATGGGGAAATGGTACTACACCTACAATGCTGCCGGAGAGCTGATATACAAGCGCGATGCTAATGGGGTAGAAACCACAATTAAATACGATGCGTTAGGACGTAAAACTGAGCAGAAAGATGGTACAAGCGTTTCGACATGGCGATATGATGAGCGTGGTGCAATTGGAACGCTATCTGGCTTCAGCGGTAACGGGAATCAAACCGACTATTACTACAATGCTCAGGGATTATCAGAAGAAATTACAGTTCGTGTGAACAATGAAAAGTTCAGCACACACTATTTTTATGATGATTACGAACGTGTCTCGAGAGAAGTAAGGCCAAATGGGGTTGATACCACATTAGCAGGCACAGCGACATTGCTGAGAACACAAAATAGTAGTGATCGTCTGGCTGTTGAATATGTTTACAACCCATACGGCTATGTTTCAGCTGTTCGTAGCCCGAAAACCTACGCGGATGACGCATTTACTAGTGCCAGTTTCCGTGAAGATATTAGGCAGCTTTTGAATCAGGCTATTGCACAAGCCCAACAGTATCTAACGAAAGCAGAACGTTACGCTACTCAAGAAAGCTTCTTTGCCAACAAGGCGGCAGAATATGAACGTGAAACCGTTAACGTTCACAACCTAGATACCTCATCCCAAGCACTACTAGGCAATGGTTATCGCTACAAACAATGGTGTAATACGCAAGGAGAATGCTTCCTTCGCCCTGCGACGTGGGTTATTTTGCACGATGACGTATCCATTCCTTTAGATATCACCTTAGAAGGAGCCATTTACAAGTTAACTACAACACTCGCTAATACCAGTAAGCCCGGTATCCGAGATTATACTGCGACGCTTCACTCTGTTAGTGCTAGTGAGTTTAACAGTTTGCCATTGACCGCAGCGCATGACTTCTTGCTCATGGACTATGATGGCAACGGGCAAAAAGATCTCATGAGCCAACGAGATATTTACGTGGCGAAGGCTGATAACGATACACGTCAGGAATTATTATTTGCAGCAGACGATCTGTCTGAAGCCGCAACCATTGCGGGTAGTAGCTATAAGTTTTATACCGAGCTTGCAAGCAAACTCATCAACTTATCTGAGGAAGTAGCCAAACTGAGTGGCCTTTATTGTGATTTTGCCAACCAGCTTGGTGGGACACAAATTGATGCATCTTTACGTACTGATTGTGCCAACACACAGCAAGCGAGCCAAGCTGACCACCTCAATACCATTCTAACTCAATCAGAGTTAGAAGCTTCATTAGATAACCCAGCTTACATATATTATTGGCAACGTCGAGAAACCGATGCTTATGATCATACCTTATCGGAAACCTTAGGTAACGGTTTGGTCAATACCTACAACCACGATGCCAATACTGGCAGACCAAACTACATCACCACTCATAAAGGCAACATGCTGTTTGATCCTAAATTATCAGGCAGTACAACCGCAGGAAGAAATATCCGCTTTATTGAATACCGATATGATAATCATAACAACGTGACGTACCGTTATGACGAGCAGCTCGGGATTACGGATACTTGGAGTTATGACGCGTTAGATCGTGTTGTTAACAATAATGTCTCGCTGGCAGATAAAAACAGACATGGCTTAAACAACCCTGACTTCTCTGGCTCCACCACATTCCAATACGATAAGTTGGGTAACATTACCTTCAAATCTGGTATTGGTGATTATCACTATAGTGGGCAAAGTGCAGGCCCACACGCAGTAACCAAAGCCAATGGCCTAAACTACCAGTACGACAAAGCTGGTAATATGCTCAGAGCCTTTGCTGATAATGTCAGTGAAGATGAACGAGTGTTGGAATGGTCTCCATTTAATAAGCCAATCAAAATTACTCGGGATGGGCATACCGTTGAGTTTACTTACGATGCAAACCACAACCGTTATTTGAAGAAAACCAGTGAAGGAATTGAAACATTCTACTTTGGTAAATCTTACGAGCGTGTAACTGACACCAATACGGGGGATGTACAACACAAGCACTTTGTTTATGCAGATGGGAAGCTCATTGCACTGAATACCCAAATCAAAGGTGCGGACGACGCTCTTAAAGATAAACAAATACGTTATCTTCATTATGATGCGCTGAATTCCGTTGACATGATCACTGATGGTTATGGGTTGGTGGTTGAGCGGCGAAGCTACGACACTTGGGGTAAACAACGTAAAGTGGCTTGGCGAGAAGAAGGGCCGCTTGAGGTTGTACAGCAAGCGATCACGAACCGGGGCTATACAGGACACGAAGAGATTGTTGAAGTTGGCCTAGTGCACATGAATGGGCGGGTTTACGATCAAGAATTAGGTCGGTTTATTAGCCCAGACCCTATTGTTCAAGCCCCATTTGTTACCAATAGCTTTAACCGTTATGCGTATGTGTGGAATAACCCACTGAAGTATATTGATCCTACAGGGTATCGATTAGTTGAAGGTGCTGGTAATGGTGATGGGCTTGGCCAATATGAACCGCCAAAAGAAAATGATAATGGTAATGACGATAATGATCCTGAGCCTGCCCCTAATCCTCCAAGCGGCGGTGGTGAAGGTGCTGGTGGTAGCGGCTCAGGAGATGATAGACCATCAACCCCACCAGAAGAAAATCAGGAATCTATAGCTGAACCAGAGACACCAGCAACACCTAAATCTCCAGGAATGCCTGATGAAGAAGATCCTAACGCGCCTGAGGTTCCGGAAGAAGTTCCAGAAGAAAGCTGGAGTTGGAGTGATTTCCTTGATGGTGTTAATGAAGTGCTCGATGTTGCAGGACAAATTCCTGGCATTGGTATTGGTGCCGATTTACTGAATGCTGCGGTATACTTAGGTAGAGGGCAAATCGGCAATGCAGCTTTATCTGCTGCTGGTGCTGTTCCTGGAGTTGGTAATGCAGCCACAGGGGTTCGAATTGCGAATCGGGTTGCGAATCGGGTTGCCAAAGGGGTAGATTATTCGCGCCCTTCAGGCTATAGAGCTGGTGTAAGAGACAAAGTTTGGGAGAGTGCGAAAGAAACTTCTACTGGGCAGGTTAGAGATCCAGCTACAGGTCGTTTTATGAGCAAAGATAAAGCTTGGGATATGGGACATAAGCCAGGACATGAATTCAGAAAACACAAAAAGAGTGCTGAAGAACGTGGCATTAGTCGAAAGCAGTTCTTAGACGAGCATAATAATCCAAACAATTATCGTCCTGAATTACCTAGCTCCAATCGAAGCCACAAAGGTGAAGACAAGACTAATAGTTACTTTGGTCCTTAA